A single Methanolobus sp. ZRKC5 DNA region contains:
- a CDS encoding class II SORL domain-containing protein produces MKSDINVQRAKDNENLTDMEKKHIPVIEAPAEVIAGEPFEVKVTIGSIPHVMEEDHYIQWIELHINGDFVEKKELKVTDGKAEATFTVVGTEEMISAREIMNCRIHGFGVCGTCGVRSAIVILRAIEGCNVHGLWEGSTGIEITSATSKPGKKCGWGPEL; encoded by the coding sequence ATGAAATCAGATATCAATGTTCAACGAGCAAAAGATAATGAAAATCTCACTGACATGGAAAAAAAGCATATTCCAGTCATTGAAGCTCCTGCAGAGGTAATAGCAGGTGAGCCTTTTGAGGTGAAAGTTACGATTGGTAGTATTCCTCATGTGATGGAAGAAGACCATTACATACAATGGATAGAGTTACATATAAATGGTGATTTTGTCGAGAAAAAAGAATTGAAAGTAACAGACGGAAAAGCTGAGGCAACTTTTACGGTGGTTGGAACTGAAGAGATGATCTCCGCACGTGAGATAATGAACTGCAGAATTCATGGATTTGGTGTATGTGGTACATGTGGTGTACGATCAGCAATTGTAATCCTAAGGGCGATCGAAGGTTGTAATGTACATGGTCTATGGGAAGGTTCAACGGGAATTGAAATAACTTCTGCGACTTCAAAACCTGGAAAAAAGTGTGGATGGGGTCCAGAATTGTAA
- the mtbA gene encoding methylcobamide:CoM methyltransferase MtbA encodes MAEYTPKKRLARALTGQPVDRMPAVSVTQTGTVEQMEACGAFWPEANSDAQKMATLAEAGHTVVGFEAVRVPFDITAEAEFFGCEIKDGTQEQQPSVVGHVVSNIEDIAKLEGYNLDHGRIGVVCDAIKILADKYGDELPIMGSMIGPFSLAQHINGDDWFMAIFTNEEFGLALMEFTTEFNVAYAKKMVENGADTMVIIDPTASAQLIGAEFYEKFVVPYHKKICDAMRELNVATVLHICGDTTQGLVLMESSGVDGISIDQNVDVATAVGLVGKSVIVGNLDPVNMLWNKTLEEIKKESEKVLDAEVGLLAPGCGIVSKTPTENLQAMVEMAKSHNY; translated from the coding sequence ATGGCAGAATATACACCAAAAAAAAGATTAGCACGTGCATTAACCGGTCAGCCTGTTGACAGGATGCCTGCTGTTTCCGTAACACAAACAGGAACAGTAGAACAGATGGAAGCCTGTGGCGCTTTCTGGCCCGAAGCAAACAGTGATGCGCAAAAGATGGCAACCCTTGCCGAAGCAGGGCATACAGTCGTAGGATTTGAAGCAGTACGTGTTCCTTTTGACATCACCGCAGAAGCTGAGTTCTTCGGCTGTGAGATCAAGGATGGTACTCAGGAACAGCAACCATCAGTTGTCGGTCATGTTGTAAGTAATATAGAGGACATTGCAAAACTCGAAGGCTATAACCTTGACCACGGAAGAATTGGTGTTGTATGTGATGCGATCAAGATTCTCGCAGACAAATATGGTGATGAACTTCCTATAATGGGCAGTATGATCGGTCCTTTCTCTCTTGCTCAGCATATCAATGGTGACGATTGGTTCATGGCTATCTTCACAAACGAGGAATTCGGTCTTGCACTTATGGAGTTCACAACCGAGTTCAATGTTGCATATGCAAAGAAGATGGTAGAGAACGGTGCAGACACCATGGTCATCATTGACCCTACGGCAAGTGCCCAGCTTATTGGTGCTGAGTTCTACGAGAAGTTTGTAGTGCCTTATCACAAGAAGATCTGTGATGCTATGCGCGAGCTTAACGTTGCTACGGTACTGCACATCTGTGGTGACACGACCCAGGGTCTTGTACTTATGGAATCATCCGGTGTGGATGGTATCAGTATTGACCAGAATGTAGATGTTGCAACTGCTGTGGGTCTGGTTGGAAAGTCAGTCATAGTTGGAAACCTTGACCCGGTGAACATGCTCTGGAACAAGACACTTGAGGAGATCAAGAAAGAGTCAGAGAAGGTTCTGGACGCAGAAGTAGGATTGCTGGCTCCAGGATGCGGTATAGTAAGTAAGACTCCAACCGAGAATCTCCAGGCAATGGTGGAGATGGCAAAGAGTCATAATTATTGA
- the mtbC gene encoding dimethylamine corrinoid protein MtbC: protein MFKELSDAVITCKNDVVTAAVEKARNEGISAPEIIEKGLAAGMNEVGIRFERGKMFLPHVMMAAGAMEAGVALLEADMPADAASKKLGVIVNGTVEGDVHDIGKSIVSTMLQSAGFEVHDIGRDVPLQNFIDKIKETNANMVGMSALMTTTLGAQKEVIEMLKENGLRDGIKVMVGGAPATEAWAEKIGADCYAENASEAVIKAKELLL, encoded by the coding sequence ATGTTCAAAGAATTATCAGATGCAGTTATCACATGCAAGAATGATGTTGTAACAGCAGCTGTAGAGAAAGCAAGAAATGAAGGTATTTCAGCTCCTGAAATTATCGAAAAAGGTCTTGCAGCAGGAATGAATGAAGTTGGTATCCGTTTTGAGAGAGGTAAGATGTTCCTTCCTCACGTAATGATGGCTGCAGGCGCAATGGAAGCAGGTGTCGCTCTCCTTGAAGCAGATATGCCAGCAGATGCTGCAAGCAAGAAGCTCGGTGTTATAGTAAACGGTACTGTCGAAGGCGACGTCCATGACATTGGCAAGTCCATTGTCTCAACCATGCTTCAATCAGCAGGTTTTGAAGTCCACGATATCGGCAGAGATGTTCCTCTTCAGAATTTCATTGACAAGATCAAAGAAACCAACGCAAACATGGTAGGAATGTCTGCGCTTATGACAACCACTCTCGGTGCCCAGAAAGAAGTCATTGAGATGCTCAAGGAGAATGGTCTTAGAGATGGTATCAAGGTAATGGTCGGCGGTGCTCCAGCAACAGAAGCATGGGCTGAAAAGATCGGTGCAGACTGCTATGCAGAGAATGCCAGTGAAGCTGTTATAAAAGCTAAGGAACTCCTGCTTTAA